In one window of Candidatus Margulisiibacteriota bacterium DNA:
- a CDS encoding flavin reductase, whose translation MNALALYQINYGVYIVSSIKDGILNGQTANTVFQVTAKPPMLAISIHKENLTHEFITKSNLFSVSILEKETPTSLIGKFGFRSGREINKFEGINYLIGKTGVPIVTENTLAYLELEVANALDVGTHTLFLGNIVEGEIIREGEPMTYSYYHEAKKGTSPKTAPTFRNPQ comes from the coding sequence ATGAATGCGTTAGCACTTTATCAAATTAATTACGGAGTCTATATAGTAAGCTCAATTAAAGATGGGATATTGAACGGACAGACAGCTAATACCGTCTTTCAAGTAACAGCGAAACCTCCTATGTTAGCAATAAGCATTCACAAAGAGAACCTCACGCATGAATTTATTACAAAAAGTAATCTTTTCAGTGTTTCTATCTTAGAAAAAGAAACCCCTACCAGCCTAATAGGAAAATTCGGATTCAGATCAGGCCGTGAAATCAACAAATTCGAAGGGATTAACTACCTCATTGGTAAGACTGGAGTTCCGATTGTTACTGAGAATACTTTGGCATATCTTGAACTTGAAGTGGCAAATGCTCTAGATGTCGGAACACACACGTTGTTCCTCGGAAATATAGTTGAAGGTGAAATCATTAGAGAAGGTGAGCCTATGACGTATTCATATTATCATGAAGCAAAAAAAGGCACTTCTCCCAAAACAGCACCTACTTTCAGGAACCCGCAATAA